Proteins from one Gimesia maris genomic window:
- a CDS encoding DUF1501 domain-containing protein — MMPANTSVSHPAMSRRTALEVGSISLLGFGINHLDALRAEAAAPTKFQTAKSCIFIFLSGGLSQHESFDMKPEASAEVRGEFNPISTKIPGLHVSEHLPMLAKRSHLWSVCRTLTHGTNEHSMGHHIMLTGRSDVPVGFNPSRPMSTDHPSIAAIAGDVIRPRTNLPPAIVLPDKIVHRSGRVVPGQFAGRMGSNRDPWFIEASPFHVQSYGAFPEYAFDHQQRGGSDNRVFQTPHLKLSQGMTQKRMGNRIGLLKELGKQREVLDIAGQVESFDRYRSAAISLLNDDKVHYAMDVTHADDKVQERYGKNSFGWSLLMARRLVETGVNLVQVNLGNNESWDTHGNIFPHLKEKLLPPTDRAVSALLDDLETSGRLKDTLVVMCSEFGRTPKISQLAKVYARPGRDHWGATQSVFFAGGGVKGGRVIGTTDKIGGFPIDQPQKPENFAATIYRALGLPQTTYWHDDVDRPHFIYEGEPIAGLT; from the coding sequence ATGATGCCTGCGAATACTTCTGTCAGCCACCCTGCCATGTCGCGACGTACGGCATTGGAAGTTGGTTCAATCAGTCTGCTTGGTTTTGGAATCAACCATCTGGATGCACTCCGCGCGGAAGCAGCAGCCCCCACCAAGTTTCAAACTGCGAAGTCATGTATCTTTATCTTTCTCTCGGGTGGACTTTCGCAGCATGAAAGTTTCGATATGAAACCGGAGGCGAGTGCCGAAGTCCGCGGAGAATTTAACCCGATTTCGACAAAAATACCCGGTCTGCATGTTTCAGAACATCTGCCGATGCTGGCGAAACGCAGTCATCTCTGGTCGGTCTGTCGAACACTTACGCATGGTACGAATGAGCATTCAATGGGCCATCATATCATGTTGACCGGTCGTTCAGATGTGCCTGTCGGTTTCAATCCCAGCAGACCGATGAGTACCGATCACCCTTCGATTGCCGCCATTGCCGGTGATGTCATTCGGCCACGCACGAATCTGCCGCCGGCCATCGTGCTTCCGGACAAAATCGTCCATCGCAGCGGGCGAGTTGTTCCGGGACAGTTCGCTGGCAGAATGGGTTCCAACAGAGATCCCTGGTTTATCGAAGCCTCACCATTTCATGTGCAGTCCTATGGTGCGTTTCCGGAGTATGCATTCGACCATCAGCAACGTGGAGGCAGCGACAACCGGGTATTCCAGACTCCACATTTGAAACTCTCGCAGGGCATGACTCAGAAACGCATGGGCAATCGGATCGGTTTACTTAAGGAACTGGGGAAGCAGCGCGAAGTGCTCGATATCGCCGGTCAGGTTGAAAGTTTTGACCGGTATCGCAGTGCTGCCATTTCATTGCTCAATGACGACAAAGTCCATTACGCAATGGATGTGACCCATGCGGATGATAAAGTTCAGGAACGTTACGGCAAGAATTCATTTGGCTGGTCTCTGTTGATGGCAAGAAGATTGGTAGAAACCGGAGTCAATCTGGTTCAGGTCAACCTGGGAAATAATGAATCATGGGATACGCATGGCAATATCTTCCCGCATCTGAAAGAGAAACTGCTGCCGCCAACCGACCGGGCTGTCTCCGCTTTGCTGGATGACCTGGAGACGAGCGGCCGACTGAAAGATACGCTGGTGGTAATGTGCAGCGAGTTTGGTCGAACTCCCAAGATTTCTCAACTGGCGAAAGTTTATGCTCGCCCGGGCCGTGACCACTGGGGGGCGACGCAGTCGGTCTTTTTTGCCGGCGGCGGTGTGAAAGGGGGGCGTGTGATTGGAACGACGGATAAGATCGGTGGCTTCCCCATTGATCAACCACAGAAACCGGAAAACTTTGCCGCGACCATTTACCGCGCGTTAGGACTTCCGCAAACTACCTACTGGCACGATGATGTCGACCGTCCCCACTTTATCTATGAAGGTGAACCGATCGCCGGACTCACCTGA